Within Streptomyces sp. SS1-1, the genomic segment CCTGGAGCTGACGGACCGGCTCATCACCATCGTGCGGGCGACGCCGGGCGCGCAGGTCGCGCCCGACGCCTGGCGGCTGCCTCAGGGCTGACGCACCGCCCGGTTCTACTTGCGGTTGTACAGACGCATCGTGACCGGCCCGAAGACCAGCACGAACAGGCAAATCCAGCCCAGCGACCAGGCGACGTCGGCCGCGGGCCAGTCGCCCGCCATCAGTCCGCGCACCGCCGTGGCCAGATGGGTGATCGGGCTGTTGTTGACGAACGCCTGGAGCCAGCCCGGCATGGTCCTCGGGTCGACGAAGACGTTGGACAGGAAGGTCAGCGGGAAGATCACCATCATGCTGACGCCCATCACCGACTTCTCGGAGCGCAGCAGCAGACCGAACATCGTCCAGATCCACGAGAACGCGAAGGAGAAGGCGACCAGCAGCGCGATGCCCGCGACGACGCCGCCCACTCCGCCGTCCGGACGGAAGCCGAGGATCATGCCGACGGTGAGCATCACGACGGACGCGATGGTGTAGCGCAGGGCGTCGCCCAGCAGATAGCCGACCATCGTGGACGGGCGCCAGATCGGCAGCGTCCGGAACCGGTCGAAGACGCCCTTCTCGATGTCGGTGTTCACCGAGACACCGGTGTACATGGTGATCATCACGACCGACATCACCAGGATGCCCGGCAGCAGGAACTGGATGTACGCCGTCGGGGACCCGGCCAGGGCGCCCCCGAACAGGTACGTGTACATCAGCACCAGCATGATCGGGAACGCGGTGACGTCGAAGAGCTGCTCGGGCACGTGCTTGATCTTCAGGATGGCCCGCCAGCCGAACGTCATCGACGCCGACCAGGCGCTGGGCCGCGGCGGACGCTCCTTGGCGATCAGCAGCGCGGCGAGCGATTCGGTGCTGACGGGGGCGAGGTCCCGGCCCTCGGTCTGTGTCACGGTGCTCATGCCGCCACCTCGTCCTGGTCGCCCTCGGTCTCATGGGTGTCGTGTCCGGTCAGGGCGAGGAACACCTCGTCCAGGCTGGGCTGGCCCAGCGAGAAGTTGTCGACGGTGATGCCGCCGCGGGCCAGCTCGGCGAGCGCGCGGCCGGCCTGCTCCGCCGCGCCCTGCCCGTTGCCGGCGCCGCCGACGCGGGCGGTGAGGGCCACGGGATCGGGCTCGGACTGCACCTCGGCGTCCAGGGCCAGCCGCAGGATGCGCGCGGCCTCCGGTCGCTGCGCGGGGTCGCGCAGCCGCAGATGGACGGTGCCGGCGCCGACGGACGCCTTCAGTTCGCCCTTGGTGCCCTCCGCGATCACCCGGCCCTGGTCGATCACGGCGATCCGGGACGCCAGCTGGTCCGCCTCGTCCAGATACTGCGTGGTCAGTAGGACGGTGGTGCCCTGGGCGACGACCGCGCGCACGATGTCCCAGACCTGGTTGCGGCTGCGGGGGTCCAGGCCGGTCGTCGGCTCGTCGAGGAAGAGCAGGTCGGGGGTGTTCAGGATCGACGCGGCGATGTCGATACGGCGGCGCATACCGCCCGAGTAGTTCTTGACCTGCTTGCCGGCCGCGTCCGTCAGCCCGAACGCCTCCAGCAGCTGTGCCGCGCGCTCGCGTGCGGCCGGCTTGCGGTGGCCGAGGAGGCGGGCCAGCAGGACCAGGTTCTCCGTGCCGGTCAGGTCCTCGTCGACCGAGGCGTACTGGCCGGTGAGGCTGACCCGGCCGCGTACCGCGTCGGCCTCGCGCACCACGTCGTGCCCGAAGACATGCGCCTCGCCGCCGTCCGGGCGCAGCAGGGTGGCGAGCATCTTCACCGTGGTCGTCTTGCCGGCGCCGTTCGGTCCGAGGACGCCGTAGACCGTGCCGGCCGGAACCGCGAGGTCCACGCCGTCGACGGCCCGTGTCTCACCGAATGTCTTCACCAGGCCCGCGGTCTCGATGGCGAGACCGGTCGTCTGCGTGCTCATGCTGTCGGGGTCCTTCCGGAAGGGTCCTTCCGCGGTCTTGGGCTACGCATGGGGAGACCTTTACGGTCCCGCGAAATCATCGGTGCCGCACAGGATTTTCACCGGGACCGGTGCGGCGCACGGGACGGCGGACGGTGGTGGACGCGGGCCCCGGGGGTAGCGTCCGTGACATGCATGCGATCACGATTGCGGAACCGGGCGGGCCCGAGGCGCTGGTGTGGGACGAGGTCCCCGACCCCGTGCCGGGCGAGGGCGAAGTGCTGGTCGAGGTGGCGGCGGGCGCCGTCAACCGGGCCGACCTGCTGCAACGGCAGGGCTTCTACGACCCGCCGCCCGGCTCCTCCCCGTACCCCGGCCTGGAGTGCTCCGGACGGATCGCCGAGGTGGGCCCCGGCGTCTCCGGCTGGGCCGTCGGCGACGAGGTCTGCGCGCTGCTCGCGGGCGGCGGCTACGCCGAGAAGGTGGCCGTGCCGGCCGGGCAGCTGCTGCCGGTCCCGGAGGGCGTGAGCCTGACGCAGGCCGCGGCGCTGCCCGAGGTGGTGTGCACGGTCTGGTCGAACGTCTTCATGATCGCCCATTTGCGTCCCGGCGAGACCCTGCTCGTGCACGGCGGCTCCAGCGGCATCGGCACCCTCGCGATCCAGCTCGCCAAGGCGGTCGGCGCGAAGGTCGCCGTCACGGCGGGCAGCAAGGAGAAGCTGGAGCGGTGCGCCGAGCTGGGCGCCGACATCCTGATCGACTACCGGGAGCAGGACTTCGTCGAGGAGATCAAGCAGGCCACGGGCGGTGCCGGGGCCGACGTGATCCTCGACATCATGGGCGCGAAGTACCTCGACCGCAACGTCCGGGCCCTCGCCGTGAACGGCCGCCTCGCGATCATCGGACTGCAGGGCGGGGTGAAGGGCGAGCTCAACCTGGGCGCCCTGCTGGCCAAGCGCGCCGCCATCACCGCGACCTCGCTGCGGTCCCGGCCGCTGGAGGAGAAGGCGGCGATCGTCGCGGCCGTGCGTGAGCACGTGTGGCCGCTGCTGAAGGCCGGCCAGGTCCGTCCGGTCGTCGACCGCGAGATCCCGATGAACGACGCCGCCGAGGCGCACCGGGTGGTCGAGGAGAGCGGGCATGTCGGCAAGGTGGTGCTGGTCGTGCCGTAGAGGGGCGTCCTCGGGGCGTGTCCGCGAAGTCCCGCCGGCCGCCTGGCACGCCCTACCCGCGGCGCAGGCGCAGGCCGACGAAGGCGAGGCCCAGGCCGAGGCCGACGAGGACCAGGCCCATGCCGAGGGGCAGGACCTGCAGGACGGGCTGCTGCGCCCGCTGCTGGGTGCCGGCGCCCTGTGCGTCGTCCGCCGCCCGTTCGGACGGCGGCGCGGTGGCGTCGGCGGCGGCCGCCGTGTCCTCGTCGTCCGGTACGGCGGCGGCGGTGTCCTCGTCGGCCGGGGGTGCCGTGGCTTCCTGGTCGCCGGCCGGGCGCACCGATGCCTCCGACTCCTCCAGGGGTGCCTTCTGCCGTCCGGGCCGCTCACGGCCCTCGCCGGGCCGGCTTCCGGCGCGGGACGGTTCGTCGGAGGGTTTGGTCCGGCCGGCGGAGGGGCCGTGGGCGCTGGCGCTGGGCGACGGCTCGTGCCGCGCGGAGTGCCAGGACTCCCGCGCCTCCTCCCGGTCACGGGCCTCCTCCCGGTCACGGGCCTCCTCCCGGTCACGGGCCTCCTCGCGCCCGCCCGGCCTGTGGTGCTCCGGGTGCTCCCCGTGCCGCGACGGCGCGGCGGAGGGCCCCTCGGAGGCGGCGGGGTGCGAGGGGCGCCCGGAGTCCCGGTCCTCCTGCTCACCGGCGGACGGGTCCGTGGACGGCGACGCCCGGAAAGTCGCCGTGGGGCCCTGAGCGGCGCGCGCGGCCCCGGCGCCGTGGGCCGTGCCGGTGCCACCGCCGGCGACCAGTCCCATGACCAGCACACCGAGCAGTCCGGTCGTGCGCATGACCCCCATCGCTCCCACTGCCTTCACCACCCAAGAGAGTCCGCGGCACCCCGAGCCAGCCCACCCCCAGGGGACAAGCCTCACAGCACCGGGCGCACCCGGCATTCCGGGCGCCGCCACCCGGCCGACCCGTCCAGGTGGGCGCGTGAAATCTCCGGCGGCGTGAATGGTGGATCAGCCCCCGCGGGGGGCACCCCGATGATGAGCTGTCCAGGTGCGAGAGAATGGCGGCATGGAGATGCCGAGGAACGACAGGCAACCCGAGAACCCCCAGATCCTGGTCGTGGGCCAGGACGGAATGGCGCTCGGTGGCGGCGGCGGGAACGACGACTCCCGCGAGACCCCGGTGACGGAGCAGGTGGAGCAGCCCGCGAAGGTCATGCGCATCGGCAGCATGATCAAGCAGCTGCTCGAAGAGGTGCGCGCCGCTCCCCTCGACGAGGCGAGCCGGGCCCGGCTGAAGGAGATCCACGCCAGTTCCGTCAAGGAACTGGAGGACGGCCTGGCCCCCGAGCTCGTCGAGGAGCTGGAACGGCTGTCGCTTCCCTTCACGGACGAGGGGACGCCGTCCGACGCGGAACTGCGCATCGCGCAGGCTCAGTTGGTCGGCTGGCTGGAGGGCCTCTTCCACGGCATCCAGACCACCCTGTTCGCCCAGCAGATGGCGGCGCGCGCCCAGCTGGAGCAGATGCGCCGCGCCCTCCCGCCCGGTGTGGGCGGCGACGACGGCGACCACCCGCAGGCCGGCCGGACGGGCGGCCCGTACCTGTAGGACGTCCTCATCCACGGACGACGAGGGCCCGGCGGCCGATGCCGCCGGGCCCTTCCTCGTCGGTCCGTCACCCGGACCGGTTGGTCACCCGGACCGGTCCGTCACTCGGGGTTGCCGGTGGACACCTTGAACTTCATCACCGGCGGGTTGTCCGGGTCGAAGTCCTTGCGGATCTTGGGCTCCTGCTCCATGACCGTGCCCTGGCCGTACGTGTTCTCGTCGGTGTCGATCTTCTCGTACTCCCAGCCGGCGGCCTTCAGGCACTCCTCGACCGACGGCCAGTACCGGAAGGTCAGGTCCGGCATCGTCACCTTGTCCGGGTCGAGGTAGGACTCGCGCGGCTCGGTGCACTCGCTCGTCTCGACGGTCCGCGAGGTGTCGCCCTGCCGCCAGCCCGGCGCCTTGGAGATCTCGGTGGCCGTCGGCGAGCCGCCGCCGCCCCCCTTGCCCTCGTCGCCCCCGCCGCCGTTCATCGACAGCGCGGCGATCAGACCGCCCACGGCGACCAGGGCCACGACGATCGAGCCGACGATCACCGACCGGTTCCGCTTCCGGCCGCCCGGCGCGCCCTGCCCCTGCCCCTGCGGCGCGATCGTGTACGGCGGAGGCGTCGCGTGGCCGGGCTGCGCGGAGTAGCCGGCGGGCGCCGGCGTCGCGAAGCCGGACTGCTGCGGATAGCCGTACGCCGGGGTCGGCCCGGACGGCGGCGGGGTGCCGTACGGCGAGGGCGGCGGCGTCGGCTGGTACGGCTGCTGCACGGGCCCGGTGCTCGGCGGCGTCTGCCCGACCGGCGGGAACACCGAGGCGCCGACGCCCTGGCCGCTCTGCGTCTGCGCGCCCGGCACGATGCTCGGCGGCGCCGCCTGGAAGGACTGCGCGATCCGCAGGCACTCGTCCCGCATGGCCTCGGCGCTGGGGAAGCGTTCGTTCGGGTTCTTCTTCAGAGCGCGGGCCACCAGCGCGTCCACCGCGGGCGGCAGCGAGCGGTTGATGGAGGACGGGGCGACCGGCTCCTCCTGGACGTGCGCGTACGCGATGGCCAGCGGCGAGTCCGCGTCGAACGGCAGCCGCCCGGTGACGAGCTGGAACAGCATGATGCCGACCGAGTACAGGTCGGAGCGGGCGTCCACGCCCCGGCCGAGGGCCTGCTCCGGCGAGAGGTACTGCGGGGTGCCGACGACCATGCCGGTCTGCGTCATCGACGTCACGCCGGACTGCATGGCGCGCGCGATGCCGAAGTCCATGACCTTGACGACGCCGCGCTTGTTCAGCATCACGTTGCCGGGCTTGATGTCGCGGTGGACCAGGCCCATCTCGTGGCTGATCTCCAGCGCGGCGAGCACGTCCGCGGTGATCTTCAGCGCCTGGTCGGCGGACATCGCCCCGGCCCGCCGTACGGCCTCGTCGAAGACGGAGCTGAGCGGGCGGCCCTCGATGTACTCCATGACGATGTACGGCGTCGTCATGCCGTCCATCTCGTCCTCGCCGGTGTCGAAGACGGAGACGATGTTGGTGTGCGTGAGCTTGGCCACTGCCTGGGCCTCGCGCCGGAAGCGCTCGCGGAACGCCGGCTCGCGGCCCAGCTCGGTGTGCAGCGTCTTGACCGCGACCTGGCGGTCGAGCACGGAGTCGTAGGCGAGGTGGACGGAGGCCATGCCGCCCTGGCCGAGCAGGTCGCGCAACTGGTAGCGGCCCCCGGCCAGCGACCGTCCCGCGTGCGCGTTCTGTGCGCCGTCCTGGCTCATGTTCTGCGTCCCCCGTGCCCCTTGGGCGCCTGCGGCTGTCCGGGATCCGCTGATCCCGGTTGATCCAATGTGCTATTCCCGGCCAAGTCTGCCCCACGGCACCGACAGGTCAAGCGAGGTGCCCGTTCCGTGACCGTACGCGAAGGCCGCGTCGCCCAAGCGTTACAGGGGTCGTACCGTCGGTGCACACAATTTGCACGTGGGGGCCGGGTGAAGGTTTCATGACCGGTCCGTCTTCGCCAGATCGGGGCGGCCGTCCCGGACCGGCGGCTTGCGCCGAGGCTGTAGCGTGGCCGACGGAGACCGTAACAACACCGCGCGCACCGCGGGCAGAAACGACGGCGAGGACCGATGGCACAGCAGCAGCGCGCTCAGGGCCCGTCCGACCCCGAGGCGGCTGGCGGCGGTATGTCAGACGCGCCGGAGATGTGGGGTAACGGCGGGCTGGTCGGGGACGGCCGGTACCGGCTGACCCGCAGACTCGGCCGGGGCGGCATGGCCGAGGTGTTCGCGGCCGAGGACGTCCGGCTGGGACGTACCGTGGCGGTGAAGCTGCTGCGCTCCGACCTCGCCGAGGACCCGGTGTCCAAGGCCCGCTTCACGCGCGAGGCCCAGTCCGTGGCCGGCCTCAACCACCACGCGATCGTCGCCGTGTACGACTCCGGCGAGGACGTCGTCGGCGGCCACTCCGTGCCGTACATCGTCATGGAGATCGTCGAGGGCCGCACCATCCGCGACCTTCTCATCAACGCCGAGGCGCCCGGACCCGAGCAGGCGCTCATCATCGTCTCCGGTGTCCTGGAGGCCCTCGCCTACTCGCACCAGCACGGCATCGTGCACCGCGACATCAAGCCCGCCAACGTCATCATCACCAACAACGGCGCCGTGAAGGTGATGGACTTCGGCATCGCGCGCGCCCTGCACGGCGCGCAGTCGACGATGACCCAGACCGGCATGGTCATGGGCACCCCGCAGTACCTCTCGCCCGAGCAGGCGCTCGGCAAGGCGGTCGACCACCGCTCCGACCTGTACGCGACCGGCTGCCTCCTCTACGAACTCCTCGCGCTGCGCCCGCCGTTCACCGGCGAGACCCCGCTGTCGGTGGTCTACCAGCACGTCCAGGACATCCCGACCCCGCCGTCCGAGGCGTCCGACGCCGCGCCGCCGGAGCTCGACGGCCTCGTCATGCGCTCGCTCGCCAAGGAGCCGGACGACCGGTTCCAGACGGCCGAGGAGATGCGCGGCCTCGTCCAGTACGCGCTGCAGATGCTGTACGACCAGGGCGGCCACACCGGCACCTGGAACACCGGCCCGGTGACCACGCACGAGGGCCGGCACACCCCGGCCGGCGGCTTCGCGCACACGGCCGTCATGGGGCACCCGGGCGACCCCGGCTCCGGGACGACCCAGATTCCGCAGCCGATCCTGCCCGGCGGCTACGGCGGCGGGGACGACGGCGGCTTCGAGGGGCACGGCAACCGGGGCAGCGGCCGCGGCAAGCTGTGGATCCTCGCCGTCCTCGCGGTCATCGCGATCGCGGCCGGTGTCGCGCTCGCCGTCAACAACGGCAAGGGCGGCGGCGACGACAACACGCCGACCAAGCCCACCGCGACCCAGAGCGAGGACCGGGACAAGCCGTCCGAGGAGCCCACCGACGAGGCGACCGAGGACCAGACCGGCGGCTACGACGACGGCGGCACGGACACCGGCTCCGACCCGGACTGGTCGCCGACCCAGGAGCCCACGCAGGAGCCGACGCGGGAGCAGCCGCAGAAGCCGACGCAGGAGCCGACGACGCAGCAGCCGACGCAGGACCCGACGGAGGACCCGACAGCGCCGACGACGGAGGACCCGCCGGAGCCGACGGGGGATCCGACGGCCTCGACGGGGACCATCGCGGGCAACGGCGTCTGACCGACCGGCCCCACCTCCACCCACGCGCGCGTGCGCCCCGAACGGGCTCACGCGCGCTTTTCACACCCCTGAGCTGCAGTTTGTCACTGCCCGTGGCCGTCGGACACGGGCAGTGACACGACGACCCTTCCCGTGACCTGGCTCACCGATATAACGTGCCGTTGTTCCGGCCCCCTGCAAGGCTGTGACCAGGACTGTTCCCGACTTTCGCGATTTACTTGGATTTCCAAGCAAAATCCCAGGTCAGGAGGGGTTTCACAGAAATGTGGAGCACTGGGTAACGTGCCTTTTGCAGGGCGCTCGCCGGGGCACCTGTCACGCCTGTCCCCAACGAGCCGCACCCACCCCGTGCGTCCGAGGGCCGCAGGTGAGCCGCGCCCCCACGTTCCCACCGCGGAACAGGGGGTAACCCCAGCACCCGGCGAACCCGGGTAGCCGGACCGACGGAGGAGCACACGTGACCGTGGAGAGCACTGCCGCGCGAAAGCCGCGACGCAGCGCCGGTACCAAGAGCACGGCCGGCAAGACCACATCCGCGAGGAAGACGGCGAGCGCCGAACCCGAGCTCGTCCAGCTGCTGACGCCCGAGGGCAAGCGCGTCAAGAACGCCGAGTTCGACAAGTACGTCGCCGGCATCACCCCCGAAGAGCTCCGCGGCCTCTACCGCGACATGGTGCTCACCCGCCGCTTCGACGCCGAGGCCACCGCCCTGCAGCGCCAGGGCGAGCTGGGTCTGTGGGCCTCGCTGCTCGGCCAGGAGGCCGCCCAGATCGGCTCCGGCCGCGCCACCCGCGAGGACGACTACGTCTTCCCGACGTACCGCGAGCACGGCGTCGCCTGGTGCCGGGGCGTCGACCCCACCAACCTGCTCGGCATGTTCCGCGGCGTGAACAACGGCGGCTGGGACCCGAACAGCAACAACTTCCAGCTGTACACGATCGTCATCGGCTCCCAGACGCTGCACGCCACGGGCTACGCGATGGGTGTCGCCAAGGACGGCGCGGACAGCGCGGTCATCGCCTACTTCGGCGACGGCGCCTCCAGCCAGGGCGACGTGGCCGAGTCCTTCACGTTCTCCGCGGTCTACAACGCCCCCGTGGTGTTCTTCTGCCAGAACAACCAGTGGGCGATCTCCGAGCCGACCGAGAAGCAGACCCGGGTGCCGCTGTACCAGCGCGCGCAGGGCTACGGCTTCCCCGGCGTGCGCGTCGACGGCAACGACGTCCTCGCCTGCCTCGCCGTGACGAAGTGGGCGCTGGAGCGCGCCCGCAACGGCGAGGGCCCGACGCTGGTCGAGGCGTTCACGTACCGCATGGGCGCCCACACCACCTCCGACGACCCGACCCGCTACCGCGGGGACGAGGAGCGCCAGTCCTGGGAGGCGAAGGACCCGATCTTGCGCCTTCGCGCGTACCTGGAGTCCGCAAACCACGCGGACGAGGGATTCTTCGCGGAACTGGAGACCGAGAGCGAGGCGTTGGGCAAGCGAGTGCGCGAAGCGGTCCGCGCCATGCCGGACCCGGACCGTTTCGCCATCTTCGAGAACGTGTACGCGGACGGGCACGCGCTCGTCGACGAGGAGCGCGCCCAGTTCGCCGCCTACCAGGCGTCGTTCGCGGACGTAGAGGGGGCCTGACATGGCAGCGGAGAAGATGGCTCTGGCCAAGGCGATCAACGAGTCGCTGCGCCGCGCCCTGGAGACGGACCCGAAGGTCCTCGTGATGGGTGAGGACGTCGGCAAGCTCGGCGGTGTCTTCCGTGTCACCGACGGCCTGCAGAAGGACTTCGGCGAGAGCCGGGTCATCGACACCCCGCTCGCCGAGTCGGGCATCGTGGGCACCGCGATCGGTCTCGCCCTGCGCGGGTACCGCCCGGTGGTGGAGATCCAGTTCGACGGCTTCGTCTTCCCGGCGTACGACCAGATCGTCACGCAGCTCGCGAAGATGCACGCCCGCTCGCTGGGCAAGGTCAAGCTCCCCGTCGTCGTCCGCATCCCCTACGGCGGCGGCATCGGCGCGGTCGAGCACCACTCGGAGTCCCCGGAGTCGCTGTTCGCGCACGTCGCCGGTCTGAAGATCGTCTCGCCGTCGAACGCGTCCGACGCGTACTGGATGATGCAGCAGGCCATCCAGAGCGACGACCCGGTGATCTTCTTCGAGCCGAAGCGCCGCTACTGGGACAAGGGCGAGGTCGTCACCGACGCCATCCCCGGCCCGCTGCACAAGGCGCAGGTGGCCCGCGAGGGCCGCGACCTGACGCTCGCCGCCTACGGCCCCATGGTGAAGACCTGCCTGGAGGTCGCCGCGGCGGCCGCCGAGGAGGGGCGCGACCTGGAGGTCCTGGACCTGCGGTCGGTCTCCCCGCTCGACTTCGACACCATCCAGACCTCGGTGGAGAAGACCCGCCGGCTCGTCGTGGTCCACGAGGCCCCGGTGTTCTTCGGTTCCGGCGCGGAGATCGCCGCCCGGATCACCGAGCGCTGCTTCTACCACCTGGAGGCCCCGGTGCTCCGGGTCGGCGGCTACCACGCCCCGTACCCGCCGGCGCGCCTGGAGGAGGAGTACCTGCCGGGTCTGGACCGGGTGCTCGACGCCGTCGACCGTGCCCTGGCGTACTGAGGAGAGGGTCGTGACGACGATGACAGACGCGTCCGTGCGCGAGTTCAAGATGCCCGACGTCGGTGAGGGTCTCACCGAGGCCGAGATCCTCAAGTGGTACGTCCAGCCGGGCGACACCGTCACCGACGGGCAGGTGGTCTGCGAGGTCGAGACCGCCAAGGCGGCCGTCGAGCTGCCCATCCCGTACGACGGCGTGGTCCGCGCCCTGCACTTCCCCGAGGGCACCACGGTCGACGTCGGCACGTCGATCATCGCGGTCGACGTCTCCGGCGGGGCGGCCCCGGCCGACGAGGAGCCGCCCGCGCCCGCGCAGGAGGAGGAGGCCGAGCCGCAGGGCCGCCAGCCGGTGCTCGTCGGCTACGGCGTCTCCGCCTCGTCCACCAAGCGCCGCCCGCGCAAGGGCGCCGAGGCGCCGCGCCAGGAGCCCGAGCCGGCGGCGCAGGCCCTCCAGGCCGAGCTGAACGGGCACGGCCCCGCCGTCGCCCCGGACCTGGGCCGTCCGCTGGCCAAGCCGCCGGTGCGCAAGCTGGCGAAGGACCTGGGCGTCGACCTGGCGACGGTGACCCCGACCGGCCCCGACGGGATCATCACCCGCGAGGACGTGCACGCGGCGGTGGCGGCGCAGGCACCGGCCGCCGAGCCGGAGCCCACGGCCCCCCAGGCGGCGGCGCCCGCCCCGGCGGCCGTCCCGGCGCCCGCGGCCTCGTACGACGGCGCCCGGGAGACCCGTGTCCCGGTCAAGGGCGTCCGCAAGGCCACGGCGGCGGCGATGGTGGGCTCGGCGTTCACGGCCCCGCATGTCACGGAGTTCGTGACCGTGGACGTGACGCGGACCCTGAAGCTGGTCGAGGAGCTGAAGGCGGACAAGGAGTTCGCGGGGCTGCGGGTGAACCCGCTGCTGCTGATCTCCAAGGCCCTGCTGGTCGCGATCAAGCGCAACCCGGACATCAACGCGTCCTGGGACGAGGCGAACCAGGAGATCGTGCGCAAGCACTATGTGAACCTGGGCATCGCGGCGGCCACCCCGCGCGGCCTGATCGTGCCGAACATCAAGGACGCCGACGCCAAGACGCTGCCGCAGCTGGCGGAGGCGCTGGGTGAGCTGGTGTCCACGGCCCGGGAAGGCAGGACGTCCCCGGGCGCGATGCAGGGCGGCACGGTCACCATCACCAACGTCGGCGTCTTCGGCGTCGACACCGGCACCCCGATCCTCAACCCGGGCGAGTCGGCGATCCTCGCGGTCGGCGCCATCAAGCTCCAGCCGTGGGTGCACAAGGGCAAGGTGAAGCCGCGTCAGGTCACCACGCTGGCGCTGAGCTTCGACCACCGCCTGGTCGACGGCGAGCTGGGCTCCAAGGTGCTCGCGGACGTGGCGGCGATCCTGGAGCAGCCCAAGCGGCTGATCACCTGGGCGTGAGCCCCGTAAGGCGCTGAAAGGGGCGGTCACCTCGCGGTGACCGCCCCGTTCGTCATGCCCGACCGCTCGCCGAAGGTCAGCTGATCTTGGCGTAGCCGTAGGTGATGAGCTTCTTCACGTCCGCCGTGCGGTTGGCCTCGGAGGAGGCGGTGAGCACGGTGCCGACCACGGACTCGCCGTTCAGGGTGGCCGCGAAGACGAGGCAGTACTTCGCCTCGCTGCCCGAGCCGGTCTTCACGCCGAGCGTGCCGTTCCAGCCGAGCAGGGTGTTGGTGTTCTTCCACGCCGCCATCGTGCGGGTGGAACCGGTCTTGGTGATGGTCTTCGCCGTGTAGGACTTCGTCTTGACGACGGTCTTGAACGTCGAGGACTTCATCGCGCTGCGGGCCAGCTTCGTCAGGTCGCGCGGCGTCGAGTAGTTCTTGCCGTTGCTGATGCCGTCGAACGAGTCGAAGTGCGTGTTCGTCATGCCGAGGCTCTTCGCCATGGTGTTCATCTTGCCGATGAACGACTTCACGCGGGCGTTGACCGTGGAGCCGGTGCCGTACTTGTCGGCGAGGGTCATCGCGGCGTCGCAGCCGGACTTGAGCATCATCCCGTAGAGCAGCTGACGGACGGTGACCTTGTCACCGACGATCAGGTTCGCCGAGGACGCCCCCTTGGACACGATGTAGTTGCTGACC encodes:
- a CDS encoding ABC transporter permease, whose amino-acid sequence is MSTVTQTEGRDLAPVSTESLAALLIAKERPPRPSAWSASMTFGWRAILKIKHVPEQLFDVTAFPIMLVLMYTYLFGGALAGSPTAYIQFLLPGILVMSVVMITMYTGVSVNTDIEKGVFDRFRTLPIWRPSTMVGYLLGDALRYTIASVVMLTVGMILGFRPDGGVGGVVAGIALLVAFSFAFSWIWTMFGLLLRSEKSVMGVSMMVIFPLTFLSNVFVDPRTMPGWLQAFVNNSPITHLATAVRGLMAGDWPAADVAWSLGWICLFVLVFGPVTMRLYNRK
- a CDS encoding ATP-binding cassette domain-containing protein → MSTQTTGLAIETAGLVKTFGETRAVDGVDLAVPAGTVYGVLGPNGAGKTTTVKMLATLLRPDGGEAHVFGHDVVREADAVRGRVSLTGQYASVDEDLTGTENLVLLARLLGHRKPAARERAAQLLEAFGLTDAAGKQVKNYSGGMRRRIDIAASILNTPDLLFLDEPTTGLDPRSRNQVWDIVRAVVAQGTTVLLTTQYLDEADQLASRIAVIDQGRVIAEGTKGELKASVGAGTVHLRLRDPAQRPEAARILRLALDAEVQSEPDPVALTARVGGAGNGQGAAEQAGRALAELARGGITVDNFSLGQPSLDEVFLALTGHDTHETEGDQDEVAA
- a CDS encoding NAD(P)H-quinone oxidoreductase, which encodes MHAITIAEPGGPEALVWDEVPDPVPGEGEVLVEVAAGAVNRADLLQRQGFYDPPPGSSPYPGLECSGRIAEVGPGVSGWAVGDEVCALLAGGGYAEKVAVPAGQLLPVPEGVSLTQAAALPEVVCTVWSNVFMIAHLRPGETLLVHGGSSGIGTLAIQLAKAVGAKVAVTAGSKEKLERCAELGADILIDYREQDFVEEIKQATGGAGADVILDIMGAKYLDRNVRALAVNGRLAIIGLQGGVKGELNLGALLAKRAAITATSLRSRPLEEKAAIVAAVREHVWPLLKAGQVRPVVDREIPMNDAAEAHRVVEESGHVGKVVLVVP
- a CDS encoding bacterial proteasome activator family protein, whose product is MEMPRNDRQPENPQILVVGQDGMALGGGGGNDDSRETPVTEQVEQPAKVMRIGSMIKQLLEEVRAAPLDEASRARLKEIHASSVKELEDGLAPELVEELERLSLPFTDEGTPSDAELRIAQAQLVGWLEGLFHGIQTTLFAQQMAARAQLEQMRRALPPGVGGDDGDHPQAGRTGGPYL
- a CDS encoding protein kinase domain-containing protein; protein product: MSQDGAQNAHAGRSLAGGRYQLRDLLGQGGMASVHLAYDSVLDRQVAVKTLHTELGREPAFRERFRREAQAVAKLTHTNIVSVFDTGEDEMDGMTTPYIVMEYIEGRPLSSVFDEAVRRAGAMSADQALKITADVLAALEISHEMGLVHRDIKPGNVMLNKRGVVKVMDFGIARAMQSGVTSMTQTGMVVGTPQYLSPEQALGRGVDARSDLYSVGIMLFQLVTGRLPFDADSPLAIAYAHVQEEPVAPSSINRSLPPAVDALVARALKKNPNERFPSAEAMRDECLRIAQSFQAAPPSIVPGAQTQSGQGVGASVFPPVGQTPPSTGPVQQPYQPTPPPSPYGTPPPSGPTPAYGYPQQSGFATPAPAGYSAQPGHATPPPYTIAPQGQGQGAPGGRKRNRSVIVGSIVVALVAVGGLIAALSMNGGGGDEGKGGGGGSPTATEISKAPGWRQGDTSRTVETSECTEPRESYLDPDKVTMPDLTFRYWPSVEECLKAAGWEYEKIDTDENTYGQGTVMEQEPKIRKDFDPDNPPVMKFKVSTGNPE
- a CDS encoding protein kinase domain-containing protein, producing MAQQQRAQGPSDPEAAGGGMSDAPEMWGNGGLVGDGRYRLTRRLGRGGMAEVFAAEDVRLGRTVAVKLLRSDLAEDPVSKARFTREAQSVAGLNHHAIVAVYDSGEDVVGGHSVPYIVMEIVEGRTIRDLLINAEAPGPEQALIIVSGVLEALAYSHQHGIVHRDIKPANVIITNNGAVKVMDFGIARALHGAQSTMTQTGMVMGTPQYLSPEQALGKAVDHRSDLYATGCLLYELLALRPPFTGETPLSVVYQHVQDIPTPPSEASDAAPPELDGLVMRSLAKEPDDRFQTAEEMRGLVQYALQMLYDQGGHTGTWNTGPVTTHEGRHTPAGGFAHTAVMGHPGDPGSGTTQIPQPILPGGYGGGDDGGFEGHGNRGSGRGKLWILAVLAVIAIAAGVALAVNNGKGGGDDNTPTKPTATQSEDRDKPSEEPTDEATEDQTGGYDDGGTDTGSDPDWSPTQEPTQEPTREQPQKPTQEPTTQQPTQDPTEDPTAPTTEDPPEPTGDPTASTGTIAGNGV
- the pdhA gene encoding pyruvate dehydrogenase (acetyl-transferring) E1 component subunit alpha → MTVESTAARKPRRSAGTKSTAGKTTSARKTASAEPELVQLLTPEGKRVKNAEFDKYVAGITPEELRGLYRDMVLTRRFDAEATALQRQGELGLWASLLGQEAAQIGSGRATREDDYVFPTYREHGVAWCRGVDPTNLLGMFRGVNNGGWDPNSNNFQLYTIVIGSQTLHATGYAMGVAKDGADSAVIAYFGDGASSQGDVAESFTFSAVYNAPVVFFCQNNQWAISEPTEKQTRVPLYQRAQGYGFPGVRVDGNDVLACLAVTKWALERARNGEGPTLVEAFTYRMGAHTTSDDPTRYRGDEERQSWEAKDPILRLRAYLESANHADEGFFAELETESEALGKRVREAVRAMPDPDRFAIFENVYADGHALVDEERAQFAAYQASFADVEGA